The genomic region CCAGAACCACCGCCAGAGCCATATCCTCCTCCAGAGATAGAATCTCCTCCTCCAGAGATAgaacctcctcctccaccaccgCCTCTGGAGCCAGACCGTCGGCCTCCAGAGCCATAACTGCTGCTTCCAGAGCTGTATCCTCCTCCTGAACTGGACCCTCTACCTCCAGAACCTCCAAAGCCAGCCTTGGATGCCACATTTGATGAAATGGTGCTGCTTGTCACAGCTGCAGAGAGAGGTGGTGTTACCACAGAGATTATGActgcctctccctgcctccacctGACACAACACCCCATGGACCAGGACCACACCCCACTACTTACACACAGTCACATTGCTGCTGAGGTCTCCAGACATCCTgtcagggagagagaaaaaacaagttGTGGTGGAACACTTAGGTTCTGCATGCATGTTGTTTTACCACTTCCACCCGCAAATGTGCAGTTTAGCCTCTCTAAGCAGCCACCAGGGCTTACGCACCCCACTTTCTTCTATGCTGCCAGGTCACACAATGACGACAGACACCCTTCCATTTATGCACAACCTTGCATGTCAATCCCTCTCAATTTTTGCTCTGATACAAAATGAACAGTTGCATGGTTGATCCAAGGTCACTGAAAAGCAAATTCAGTTCCGACTTTGCAACCCATGTGTGTATTTAAATCCATCTTGGAGAGTCTGTTATTCAGAATCCATGCCACATCAGAAATTTTACAATGAGGCTGCCTGTGAACATTCAGTTCAGAAAGAACTGTGACTCTGTAGAGCCTCCccattcctctcttcttcccaccCTCTTCAGCTTCAACTGAAAACTTGCCCACTTCCTCTTACAAGCTGGGCATAGGAGGCATCGCCTCTAGACAGGGACAGAGCAACCTCCTGAAGAAAGCCACTCCCTCTTTGTCATGCTGACTTGCTGATGGCCTGGGGTAGCTTTTCCCCTTCCAATTGCTTCAGCCAGATTAAGTCACCCAAGATGCTGATAATACGGGCAAAGGTCTCAGACTACAGAGGAAGCAAAGAGTGCCTCTTTGAAGGTTAGCGAATGGTTCCGTTTGTCACTCTAGAAACCTGCAAAGAACTGGGGCTGGCACCTGCTCCGCTCAGCACGTCCCCACCAGTCAGCACATTCCAAGACATCATCTCCCCCATTCTAGGTCACCCGGTGGAGGGCACAGAAGCCACTCACCCTATGGACCTAGAGACCAAAGTTTCAGACTGTCTAGGACTAACCTGTTTTCCCAtgattttgttttcactttcagAAAAGACCAGGATGTTTAACTTACTGCTTAGTTTAATTTAATGTGCCTTATGCATCATTTCATATTGATAAATGTATAACTCTCCAATCATGCTTTGTGTCCTGAATTTCTGCTTGGGGAACACAGAGAATGTCAGTTCTCAGTCGTCAGGAAGCCCTGCCCCATTCTCTGCttttcctgtctctgcctccagccctggctctgggagaaaggagaggatggGCCAGGGtccccttctcccttcccagTGCCCTCACCTGCACTCCTCGCCCTCCAGCAGCTTGCGGTAGGTGGCGATCTCCACATCCAGGGCCAGCTTCACGTTCATCAGCTCCTGGTAGTCACGCAGCAGCCGTGCCAAGTCCTCCTTGGCCTGCTGCAGGGCCTCCTCCAGGTCATTCAGCTTGTTCTTGGCATCCTTGAGGGCATGCTCCCCACGCTGCTCAGCATCTGCGATGGCATCTTGCACATTCTTACACTATGAGAGAAGGACAGAGAGTGGATTCTGCTTGACGGAGGGGGACAGACAGCAGAGGTGTTCGAAGTGCAGGAAGCCAGAACCACTGGCCCCAGGAGTGTTAGGTCCCCTCTGGAGTTTATGCAAGTCGCAAACAACTGTGCTAAGACTTGCCGCTGTCTCTGGCGCATCTTCTTCCCATGTCACCTTTGATGACACCCTTTGGCTTTCCCCATAATGCCCTTTGATCCTCACACCACAGGGCCAGAATCatgatcccattttacagatggaaatgaaaacatttgaaatggtCTGCTTGGCAAAGCTTCTCCTGCTGATGGAATCCACTCTCTGCCTCTACCTTTTCTATTCCAAAGCTAACGTCCAGCACCAGGCCAGCTGCCATCAACACTCACTGCCCCTCTATGAAGACAGTCGGCTGGTGCTCAGGGCCTGTGCTGAGCACAAATGGGAAGCTCCATCTGTAATCCGTGACAAATCAGTCAAACTAACGTTTGCTCTATTTGTTATGATTCCCTTTTCCTCATATAAACAAGTGAGCACAATTCTTTCCCTTCGCTAATCCTTACTTTCGAATGTCTCTTAGAGCACTCTAAGAATTGTTATAATAAGCCTTAAATTATGTTAAGCTGGGGAATTTGGGATCGATACATGCTAGAGTGCAATATCTCAGTGTCTCTCATCtctcacatgcacactcacacacaaccaCACTTTCACACACACCCAGAGACAACCTCCCGCCCCTCGCTGGACAGGGCTGGGCCTCACCTGCTTCTTCACATGTGCGATCTCCCCCTGCAGCCTCTGGATCACGCGGTTCAGCTCGCTGATCTCTATCTTGATCTCTTTCAGGCTGTCTCCATGTCTCCCGACAGTCACCTGGAGCTCCTCATACTGAtatggggagaagaggacagtTTGCAAGGAAGTTCCAGCCTGGCTCACATTCCAGAGTGACTGGAGTGAAGGAGAGCTGGTTACTGGTCCAGGGAGGGTCAACCCAGCTAAATGTCATGGCTGCATTCATGAGAGGTAGGGACTGTCTCACATGCCCAAAAGGACTTGGTGCCATTCTCAACATTCTTTCTTGGGAATGGTGCCCAACTTCCATTAAACAAAAAACCAATAACCTTACTGTACACTTTCCAGCTGGGGGTGCAACCCAGCTCGtggcagggagctgtggctcttCCTACATTCCCTCTACTTGCCTTGCTGTGGTACAGGGCCTCCGCTTCTTCCTTGCTCCTCTGGGCGATCTCCTCATACTGGGCCTTGACCTCGGCGATGATGCTATCCAGGTCCAGGTTGCGGCTGTTGTCCATGGAGAGGATGACGTTGGTGTCAGTGACACTCTGATGAATCTGGGATATCTCCTACAACACACAGGAAGGTCTGGTCATGACATCCTGCCACAGCTACAAGCAGACAGGAGGCCTCTGTCTCCCAGCATAAGGGAAACGCAGACCCTCAGACTAAGCATACACTAGATGGGATGAAAATCATGTAACCGTCTATTCCTGGGCCTCTCCCAAGGTTGTCCTGAGAATTGTAGGGAGAGGCACCTGTATTTCTGAGCCTCCTAGTTAACAACATTCAGCACTTAAGCCAGTTATGATAAGTGCCCCCAGACAGAAGCTGGTCCATGGCAAATACCTTCAAAGGTACTTCCTGTTTCAGAAATCATCCGTGCACCCTTGAGTTGGGGAGGGGTATAGGAGACAAATGCATTTTGACCTCTGAAGTACGGTAGGCACAGGAATGGGCACAGGGCTTGTCTCTTCCCCAGGGGAACTGGACATTTGGGGAATGGAGGGAGGGGAAGCTGTCCTGGTGTTTCCTGAACCTTATTCCCGTAACATCGGAGGAGAAAATTCCTCACCCACAAGACCTATGCTATGaaagcccccccccccccagtgGCCTGGAATGATGGCAGGTTGAAGTCAGCTGGTCCATAAACCCCACTTCTGCCACTTTTTCACCAAGCAGAAAGGACTTTCATTTGGTGAAAAGGGTGGGAAGTAAGGGTCTGTCCCAGAGCAGCCTCCTTACCGCATCATAGAGAACTTTCAGGAACTCAAGATCCTGGTTCAGCAGGTCCACCTTGGACTGCAGCTCCACCTTTATCATGTAGGCATTGTCCACGTCCTGCAAGAAAGGTTGGGGCCTCTGGTGTATGGTTCCCTGTACaggcctcttcctctctctgccacTCCCCTCTATTCAGTCCCTGCTGGCTCCTCTCTAACATCCCAGGCTCCCCAACCTGAGCCCTGTCCCCATGAGACTTCTTTTGTCGTGCAGTTTACCATACACCTCTGCCAGGGACTTCATGCCCACGTCCATGGCTCACAGCCCTCAGGACCATCAGAGCCTCAAGGTGACCAAGCTTTGCCAACCAGCCCCTCTCTCCTGCTTGAGACACAGTGTGTTTCTACAATGGGATATGATGTTCTTTGTGGGTTTCCACAGTCCTCAGCTCTCTCATCCTGTCTGTCCATCTCACCTCTCTGAAATTTCCCCAGAATATACACCAAAGgccctgcaggacccaggagaagAACCCATGCTTTTGGCCTACAACCTCAAACCTTTGTCAGCACAACCAACAGCAACTTTAAGCAGGCGTTCTAAGGGAAGTCTCATTCCTTCTTCAGCTCTTTAGAAGGAGAATATAAAGAGATTTTTGTGTTTGCATTTATCATGATTCAATAGAGGCTTTAGGTGGGTTACTACTGGGAAGCGCTCCACCAAAAATGCAGAACAGCTTTGAAAACTGTATCCAGAAGCTCGACCTACAGAGACACTTTTGTTTGCAAGAGAATGGGCCATGGGTCTCACTCCTTTCTCTGGCTGCTGCTTTTGCACTCACAGTTCATTTCCAAACTGTCTGCTTAGACACAATGGGGCTGTGAAGCACTCctatccccacccccagccaagacATTCTCTCGCTCACCTTTTTAAGTGTCACAAAATCATTCTCAGCAGCTGTGCGCTTATTGATTTCATCTTCATACCTATTGGGACCCAGATGATACAGCAGTTAGACTAGttcccctttatttttttcttttcctttttatactGGATTCACCCCAAATGCCCCATTCCCTGGGAATATTACAcactttttaaatgtctaaatTGAAACTAAGATTTCCAAActgaagatatatttttataaactaaCTCTCAAACatacaaaagacaaaaatgatcTCTAAAGTCTCACTGTCTTCCTCACAAATAATCAACAAAGATACATATGCCTCTCCCCATTACCACCACAAATGCAACTGGGAGATGAATGGCTTTCCGGGGAATGATCAAATGGCTCAGTGCAATGTTTATCTCCGCTCAGCGTTTTACTCTGCCACCTACTTCTTCTTATAATCCTCCACAAGATCCTGCATGTTGTTCAGCTCTGAATTCTGTGATGTTCTTTCTGCAGTGAGCCCATCCAGATATCTCTTGAGGTTGTCGATATACCCCTGGAAGATGGGCTCCAGGTTGATGGGGCGGGTGCCAACATTCATTTGTTGTAGCAGCTCCCATTTGGTCTGTAACACCTGGTTCTGCTGCTCCAAGAACCGCACCTGCCATGACCAGAAGGAGAGCACATGAGTTCTGGATCATCCTTCACACCAGCAAGCCACGCTGGCCAGGGGCAGCTCAGGTGCTGCTTCAGGACCTCGAGAAGTGTCTGAGGCTGGCTGCCGAGTCATGACTGGCAGAGCTTCTGAGCTCCCTGCTTTCGCCCCTGGAAAGTCCCACAGACTCCTAATGCTACATCCGGCTCTCTCCACGCAGAGGAGACTCTTTGCTGCTTCACTGCTCACTGGTTTGTTTGCAGCTGCTCCCAATACTCTAGACCATTTCCCTCCCCCAATCCTGGTTGAATTTCCAGCCAAGATCCCATAAATTCTGGGGAAAACCGAAAGCAGGCATCTGCTGGCACTGCTCGCAAGGGTGTTGAGTATGAGAGTCCTGGAGGGCAGGGCTCCTCAGCCTGATTTTTAAGAGCCTTGTAAATCCCTGCCTATTTCAAGGCAGATAAACCAAGACAGGTTTGTCTGCCTTGAAACAGGAGAAAAGCCAGTAACACTCCAAAGTGGCACCAATAAAGACTTTATGGATCACAAAACTGAGAACGCTTCTCTTGAAGGCAGGAATTTCCTGCATTCCCAAGCAGATATTTCAGGTTCAGCTTCCCAGAATTTAATAATCACTGCTAAGGAAGGAAACACCATCTCAGAAGACGATGGCTTCCAAAACCTGCTGCTCCATGGCCTGTCCCAAGGATCAGTTCAATACTTGCCTATATCcattttttatggttttcagaattttccataaatattatttatatggaCTTTAACAATAAGGTCAAAGGGACAAATTCTTCCTAAGTGCAGGCTGTTACGGGAAATGTAACCCACAAAGCTGACGTCTTCCCCATCTGGAAACTGCAAATGACCCAGGCTACTGCGGTACACCACTGGCTCCTAAGAAATACAAATCTGTGCCGTTTTCCTTTTAGTTGGCTCTGGAAGTGAGGTGGCCTGAGCATCAGTGGGAGCCGTCTTCTCCAGACTCACCTTGTCAATAAAGGAGGCAAATTTGTTGTTGAGAGTTTTGATCTGCTCACGCTCTTGGGCCTTCACATTCTGGATCTCTGGGTCAACTTTCACGTTGAGAGGCTGCAGGAGGCTCTGGTTGACAGAGACTTCATGGATGCCACCAGGGTATCCTCCAGGCCCGAAGCCCCCAGGACCCCCAAAACCTCCAATACCACCAGGGCCCCCAAAACCTCCAAAGCGGCCTCCACCAAAGCCGCCTCCACCGAAACCACCACCTCCGAAGCCACTGCCACCTCCAAAGCCGCTGCCGCCTCCAAAGCTGCTGCCACCTCCAAAGCCGCTGCCGCCTCCAAAACCACCTCCTCTGCCACCAAATCCACCAGCGGTGCCAAagccaccacctcctccagccacACTAATGGAGATGCTCTTGGTCCCTCCAAGGCCAACAAGACTCCGACTGCCAAAGCCGCCTCCACCGAAGCCCCCGCCGCCACCACCATGGCGGCTCAAGCAGGAGAAGCTGGAAGTTGATCTCCGGCTTCCACCAGACACCACAGCTGAGCCGCTGCTGAAGCCCCGGaatcctcctccacctcctcctcttcctcgaGATTTGCAAGAGATCTGACAACTCATGATGCCTTTGTCCAGGGAGAAAAGTCACAGGCTCTTGAGAAGAGTCAAGGCTGGAGACTCAACTCTGCTGCTGGGAGGCTTTCAGGGTCCCCTTATATACCTGCCAACTAGGTGTTGTGTACATGGGTGTGGACCCACTTATACGTGGGTTTGGTCTGCCTGGGAGCTATTCCTGGTGCGTGATTATCCAACTAATAGCCATTAAAAATCTACTAATCAGCTCCATCCCAGAACTTGCTTTGATTGCAAACTTCTGTTTATCTGGGCATCTGTCAtgcaatttgatttttgtaaaatcaTCAAAAGAGGAGATCAGGATTTGGGTTTCTCAATCTGGAAAAGGACCTTCTGCAGAATGCTGCTCCCTGTTCTGGACCTGCCCAAGGGAGGTCGGCTACCATCCATGCTTGTGCAGGCTCACCACCCCAGTTCAACAATGAAAGGGATAATGGGTTTAGAGACTGCAAGAGCCCCTCAATGCCAgccttgtagttctccttgtagttTCCCTCTTTCCCAGAAAGAGTTCCAACTAGTGCAGGGGAGACTGCAAAGGTCTTAAATGACCTTAAATGCTAATTGGAAATCGACCTCCTCTTACAGAAACTAATTGGCCTGGGATACTGCAAAAGAGTTGTCGATTTTCAAAATATCTTGTCTTTTTTCTGCCCATGCCAcaccaaaaatacacaataaCTAGGCACTGAATAGAGATTTTTTATAGCCATGATGGTTTTTATAACCATCAACTGTCCCTTGTCTACCTGAACACCCAGAGGATGAGGAGTATGAGAAAAGTTTCGCTGTTTCTGGACCTGTGTGATGCGGGACACCAAGTGAAAGTTTGCAAACCAAGATCCAAGTGTATATTGATTCAGTCAGTCAGTAATCACGTATTGCCTGGTGATCCTGGGAAGTGATTAGGAAGTCAGGCTCTTCAATGACATCCACAGATGCATGAGTATAAGAAGACCATCCAGCCTGCACAGAGCACTCACACTTAAACTCAACcacttcctctgtccatgtggcCAACTATGTGGGAGAGGTGCTTGGAGTAATAAAACTGAATTTAGCCAGAAGTTCTGGGTTTGAGTCCCAGTTTTGCTATTTATTGGCTGTGAGGCCTTGAATGAAACCCTGAGGCTCTGCGGTCCTagctataaaatgggaaattCGTATGAAGTGTTTTGAAAACCACGGTGCACAATAAAATGTCAGTATCATTATTGTTTGGGGTGAGacaaagataattccttttcctttccccctTGCCATGTTACTGTCTTCTGGCTACTATGAACATGCACTCTCCACAGGCATCATAAATTACAGATCCAGGTGGTTCACATCCTAGTACCAAGTTATcacaaaacaatgtaaaaaacATAAGCTTTGAGGTCAAATCCCAATTTTCTTGTATCTTAGTTAAATGACCTCAGATAATTCATAATcctcttcaagcctcagtttcctcatctataaaaagtgAACAAGAATAATAAGAATATGGCTATTGTGAAAACAGAACAATACACACATGTGCTAAACACAGTTCCTAGTTCATAGCagaaactcaataaatgcttttcaCCCTCCTGCATCTTCCCTGCCAAGTTTCCAATCCTATGTCTTAACTACTATTCAAGGTATTTGATTTGCAGTAAAAGAATGCTGAAGGAAACAAATCTACatgtttcctcaatttttttttccaatctggtTTGTATAATTATCATGCAAACAAGTCATGAAGCTAACAGCTTTGGAGAGAGTCTCAATCCAAAGCAAAATGTGTCATTATTTACAGATACCTGAGCAATGCCCTAGTTGTCCCTTACTCCACCATGACTGTGCTCACACTGTGGCAGCTTCAGGGGGGTCTTAATGCCTCTATGAAGGAAATTGAGCCAGATTTGTGCTAGGCACTCAATCTGCATGTTTTACTGCATTTTAATTCTGCCCTCACACGCTggtctccctccccactctctccaCTGAACATCTTCTCCTTCTAGACCCATTCACCAATTTTTGAAAGTCAAGTTGAAAGAGTCCTCCTATTCTTTTGAAATGTGGAGAGTAGAATTAATGCAATTTGaatattatttaacatttcatttctatattttaaaattttcaacttttacATAATCTCAATGTGCTTTCCTAGAATATGCTTTGCATTCTTTAAGAGAGCGAAATGGAAGTTAAGAATCCCTGTCTGGTTGTGATTTTGCCTCTACCCAAACTCGtatcctcaatttcttcatctataaaataagaacatttatCCTGAATCCCCACTGTCCCACAAGGACATTGACCTATTGCTGCAAAGAGTGTTAAGCTTCACTATCTCTGAGAAGAGAACAGGAATCCTATAGAACAAAATCCTTCTTCCTGCTCTCCACTTTTTCTTTCAACAAACTGCCAGCAAGTCCGAGATCCTAAATGCTTCTCCTCATAGGTTTTCAAAAGCTCGTCTATTGGCCAGTGGGGCAGAAAAAATGAGCCCCCAGCATTAAGCAGAGAAGTGGTTAACTGTCTAGCCAACAGGAAATAAATTTTCAACCAGGTGTGGATGCTAACACCAGAGTCTCCAGATAAGAATTCATTTCCCTCTCTTCTGTTCTCCTTTAGTGGCAGCGTATCTACCTCCCTTACAGCCTCATCATCACAGTCCTCCCTGTATGACAATGAACCATGTCCCAGGACTTCTGTAGGGTAGAGGCAAGGTCATATTTATCTTTAACCCAAACCTTTATCCCCTCAGcacagagaatcacttgaggaatAAGCCTATATtccaaaaaaatcatttctatggTTTTTGGTTTGGAATTGCAGGTGTTTCCAGATGTGTGCATGTGATGCTGGCAATGCTCGAAGTCTTCGCAGCCTTTCATGGACCTGTTGCCTAAAGGTCCCACTTGGAGTTGTCTCAGGTTTCTGTCTCAGCCCTGATCAGGGTTCTCTCCTCCAGCCAGTGAGCTTAGTCTCTCCTTCCCAAAGACTCAATGCAGCTAGAGACCGCTGCTGAGCCCTCGGGGCATCTGGCTCCTACCACCTTGGAATGGAAACCAAGAGTTTGGGTTTAAGAAaaccaaatcaaaaaaaaaaaacccctcctCTTCCAGCCCCTACTGCTGGGCTCAGGCTGCTCAAGGGGACCAGAATCCTTAGAGAGTCTAATAACGTCATTAAAGAAGTTAGGAAGACAGAGAGGCGAGTCAGCAGGAGGCTGGAACAAACTGAGCAGCAGGTCAGCTGGAAGCAGAAGCTTCCATGGGCAGCGGCTGCCTGGCCTCTGCATGGGCTGCTGGCTCCGGGTGCCTTTCATCAGAGCGCCCAGGTGCTGCTCCAAGGAGCTCTGCAGCTCCCATGGTTCCCAGAAAAGAAGGGACAGGAGGCTGACAGACGCCCAGCAGGAGAGACTTGCTCAACACCTCCCTCCAGGGCATTCCTTTATAAATGATCATTTTAAGACTGCCTACTCAGTCTCTCTTCCCAGCCCCTGACCCAGTTCTCCATCTTGGCCCAGGCTCCCCTCCTTTCTTACCTAACAtctccttttcagtttttttttttttcgattgGCCCCTTTTCTTACAGCGAGATGGGTAGCTGTTTGATTTTCAGGTATCCTGGCCAAACTGGTTATGACTGAGAAGCCAGGCTGGCAGGCAGCCACGTCCACCCTTCGCATAAAGCACCAAACATTCCCAATGTACAGAGCCCATTCTGGAACGAGGAGATTCCAGGACACACACGGCAGGCTTATCAGGAAAGCAGGGTGTGTCCTCTGCTCAGAAACAATGCTGGCCCCAGAaacagaggaggagagagggcagGGACACTGCCCAGTGCATGGCAGGGACCCCACAAATGTTGGTTGAACAAGACAGCTGTCTAGCAAGAGGATATGAGCCATTGGTGGAGGACGGCTCTGGCACAGCGCCTAGCACAGAGCGAGTCATCTCCTTTCCCATAGCCAAGGCCATGTCATGTGTAGGTCTAATTTTCCAAATGGACCCCAGAATATCTGACCCAGAAAATGGCAAGTGACACAGTTCAGCTTTATTCTCAGTGGGATCAGTCTCCAGTTGAATTAGCTCTGCTGTATGCCATAGGCTACTGCAACTCCTGGGGGCCTGGGTCTTGTTTGCTAAACTGTGGTCTAGTTAATGATACTAGTGTGACGTGTGGCTGTGTGTTCCCAACTACAGCAAGTCTTCATTCACACAGAGGAATCCTCAAAAGGGTCGTCCGTGAAAAGTTCTTGCCCTTCCCAGCTGCAGTCCTCACTCCAGCCGAACTGTTTCCCTGGACCACGTTCTCCTTCTGCTCTAGCACTGATATTCGTATTTTGTCCATAATCTGTGTGGCCACGCAAATGTGGAAGGACAAGACAGCTGTCAAATACTCCATCCCATCCTGGTTGTGATTTCAGAAAAATGGAGTCACCATAATCATACCACTCACGCCACCCTCACAGTGCAGAGACGTCTCTAGGTTTCACCAGATTTAATGCTGCCCCCTTCTTACCCAACTTCTCCATCTAGAGGAGCCTTCGAACTAATGCTATATTGTGCTGCTGCCACTGACAGATGGAACTCACTTTGGATGCCTCCACCTGGGCATCCGCCAGTTCTTCAGCAGCAGCCTGTGCCATGCACCACAAGAAGCTCTAAGAGACATCCCAGCCCTCACCTGCTCTCCCACACCAGCCCCACCTCTCTGCCCCATCACTGAGAGCTGCCCCCACCCCCTTGTGAGCTCTTTCAAGGCTCCCTGCATTTGTTCGGATAGAGATCATTGCAGAAGAAGGCAGGTGGGAAAacatccccccaccaaaaaaatcaGAGAGACAGTAGGCATGAAAATTAATTGAATTTTATAAGACCAAATTCAAGAGACTCCTGCTCCTCTTTCTAGCAACAAAGTTTTTAGACACACCGTCAGACCTGTGGGTGCTGGGATGCCTCGTGTTGGAAGCAAAGGCCAAAGGCTTGATTCTGAATGACCTGATTGCTCCAGGGATTTTtatgaagcaaagaaaaaaaggaagataaaactGCTCAAAATTCTCtggacagctttttttttttttccaccacagACTCTTCTTTAAAAGACTTTCAATTCTAAAAAAGCAGGTGAAATCATTGCTAATTAAGCAATTAATGTTTAACAGAGCTAGTATAGTCATTCATGTGAGATTATTAAATTTACGACCcgaattatatttttatgagcCATAGGCACACTTCATAGCCCATTGGGTATTCAAAGGAGTATATTAGTCTCTATTTAGAACTACATTTATAAGGGAAGCCGTGTGATAAACTGGGAAGAATGTGTTTAGGAGTGAAGGTTGGGTTCCTCTGCCAGAAGCCAGCCCTGTCGCCTTGGCATGTCACCTCCCTTGCTGGGTCCCCCTTTCCTCCCCTGTGGACTGAGGGATTTGGAAACCAACAGGAGCAGGGTGATTCCTAGATAAGGAGGTAGAGGACGTGCATTCCATTTGCAGCCCTGTGGCCAATTGCCTCCAGAACCTAAGGAACCTCAGCTTTTCTGagccttgattttctcatctataaagtggaggTGCTGGGCTACACTGATTCCTTCCATTTCAGACATCAGTTTGTGCTTTAAATGGACACAATAGCTAAAGCCCTGAGAACAGATGCAAACTCTAGGAAAGTGTAGAGACAAAATGTGCAGACACAGACCCTGCTTTCGGTTATTTTCTCACCAAGAGATGAAGGAAGAAATGGCAGCAGTAAAGTAGACAAACGGaagccagagaggagagagaagggcaaACAGGTACGCTGCAGCTGAATAGGAGGGTTTGCCATCAGGCAGGAGCTGCCATCAGTCAGGGCCCAAGAAGCACGAGTTCATTATATCTTGATTCCCCAACTGTAAGTTCCTTAGGGGCTTATATCTCTTGTTTTTCTCAAGGATACCAAGAAGTAGAGTAGATCCATAATAGTTGTCTCTTTGAAATAAGCTCTCACCATTTCCAAAAGCTAAACAAAGTCTCTCAGATCCTGGTCCATTGCTTCTCCTTTAATTCTTTCTCTTCCATTGGCCTCAGCATACCCGGGGGAGACAGAGAACTTTACCTCCTCTTCTGGAGCTCCATGTCGAGCACTGGGGAAAGTTTTGTGGAAAGTTTGCCTGGGTTTGGAGGGGGCTCTGGGTGTGTAAAATCTCCAGGCTGTCTCCCCTCCCTTGGGTGGACATTGCTTTGCTGCTCCTGGCTCATGCCTAGACACCCTGCCTCGTTTGGGTTTGCGTGCTTCAGGCTGTGTCTCTCCCACTAAGATCAAGACCAAAGATGCCAATCTCATTGGCTGTCCAATAAGACCCTTTGGAAGTCTGTGGTTCTGCATGGACCCGCCTTCCCCACCAGGCCTCCACGTGGGCACTCAGCTGGCACTTACACACT from Pongo pygmaeus isolate AG05252 chromosome 10, NHGRI_mPonPyg2-v2.0_pri, whole genome shotgun sequence harbors:
- the KRT2 gene encoding keratin, type II cytoskeletal 2 epidermal encodes the protein MSCQISCKSRGRGGGGGGFRGFSSGSAVVSGGSRRSTSSFSCLSRHGGGGGGFGGGGFGSRSLVGLGGTKSISISVAGGGGGFGTAGGFGGRGGGFGGGSGFGGGSSFGGGSGFGGGSGFGGGGFGGGGFGGGRFGGFGGPGGIGGFGGPGGFGPGGYPGGIHEVSVNQSLLQPLNVKVDPEIQNVKAQEREQIKTLNNKFASFIDKVRFLEQQNQVLQTKWELLQQMNVGTRPINLEPIFQGYIDNLKRYLDGLTAERTSQNSELNNMQDLVEDYKKKYEDEINKRTAAENDFVTLKKDVDNAYMIKVELQSKVDLLNQDLEFLKVLYDAEISQIHQSVTDTNVILSMDNSRNLDLDSIIAEVKAQYEEIAQRSKEEAEALYHSKYEELQVTVGRHGDSLKEIKIEISELNRVIQRLQGEIAHVKKQCKNVQDAIADAEQRGEHALKDAKNKLNDLEEALQQAKEDLARLLRDYQELMNVKLALDVEIATYRKLLEGEECRMSGDLSSNVTVSVTSSTISSNVASKAGFGGSGGRGSSSGGGYSSGSSSYGSGGRRSGSRGGGGGGGSISGGGDSISGGGYGSGGGSGGRYGSGGGSRGGSSSGGGYGSGGGKHSSGGGSRGGSSSGGGYGSGGGGSSSVKGSSGEAFGSSVTFSFR